One part of the Armatimonadota bacterium genome encodes these proteins:
- a CDS encoding outer membrane lipoprotein-sorting protein, producing the protein MSLTATFLATTLLGQSNSISSYWQSGLKDATFTARVGKASQRELQKINKDFAQSYRFDYTDVKMKEPFMLRLESKVDDQSIWYIINGPNRLLSIPKSGIRNRENLSKSPGKRQTIFDFGLIAPSLFDGFMQAAFIRVDRATNEPVFDVTYESRLGDDSRHRIWVDPSKHYVTKREWYSQNGSKPLLAVFKYKNPKQVSGVWVPTVLEVYNSQNTLAGTTYYENISVNTGLSSSLFATN; encoded by the coding sequence ATGAGCTTGACGGCAACTTTCTTGGCGACAACCCTTCTTGGGCAATCCAATTCCATTAGCTCTTACTGGCAATCGGGATTGAAAGATGCGACTTTTACCGCGAGGGTCGGCAAGGCATCGCAGCGAGAGCTGCAAAAGATCAATAAAGACTTTGCCCAGTCATACCGGTTCGACTACACCGATGTGAAAATGAAGGAGCCGTTCATGCTCCGGCTGGAATCCAAAGTCGACGACCAGTCGATCTGGTACATCATCAATGGCCCCAACCGGTTGCTGAGTATCCCCAAAAGCGGGATCCGGAATCGCGAAAACCTGAGCAAGTCGCCCGGCAAACGGCAAACCATTTTTGATTTCGGTCTTATCGCCCCGTCGTTGTTCGACGGATTTATGCAGGCGGCTTTCATCCGCGTGGACAGGGCAACTAACGAACCCGTTTTTGATGTCACTTACGAGTCCAGGCTGGGGGACGACTCCCGGCACCGGATTTGGGTCGACCCCAGCAAGCATTACGTCACCAAGCGCGAATGGTATAGCCAAAACGGCAGCAAGCCGCTTTTGGCGGTCTTCAAATATAAAAACCCGAAGCAGGTGAGCGGGGTGTGGGTGCCGACGGTTTTGGAGGTCTACAACTCCCAGAATACTTTGGCCGGCACCACCTATTACGAAAACATTTCCGTGAACACGGGGCTCAGCTCCAGCCTGTTCGCCACAAACTGA
- a CDS encoding electron transfer flavoprotein subunit beta/FixA family protein, with the protein MDILVPIKRVIDPYAKVKPLEDGTALSLSGVKFEINPFDEIAVEEAVRQKEKDGDIRITVVSIGPQEVEDQLRKALAMGADEAIHIETADELDPLSVAKELETVVLETEPALILMGKQATDNDNNQTGQMLAARLGWPQATFASKLELEGGKATVTRETDAGEEVLILPLPALVTTDLRLNEPRFIPLPGIIKARSKPLHKRSRSSGGPALIETLSYAAPAARTAGKRVSDVDELLAELKAKGVLP; encoded by the coding sequence ATGGATATCCTCGTCCCAATCAAGCGCGTCATCGACCCCTACGCCAAGGTCAAACCCCTGGAAGACGGCACCGCTCTTAGCTTAAGCGGAGTTAAGTTCGAGATCAACCCGTTCGATGAGATCGCAGTTGAAGAAGCCGTCCGCCAAAAGGAGAAAGATGGAGATATCCGGATCACCGTGGTTTCTATTGGTCCCCAAGAGGTCGAAGACCAACTGCGAAAAGCCTTGGCGATGGGAGCCGACGAGGCGATCCACATTGAAACAGCCGATGAACTCGATCCTCTCTCCGTTGCCAAGGAACTCGAAACCGTAGTCCTGGAAACCGAACCCGCCCTCATCCTGATGGGGAAACAGGCCACCGACAACGACAACAATCAAACCGGTCAGATGCTGGCTGCCCGCCTGGGCTGGCCTCAGGCGACATTTGCCAGCAAACTGGAATTGGAAGGCGGAAAAGCCACCGTCACCCGGGAAACCGACGCCGGCGAAGAGGTCTTGATCTTGCCCCTTCCCGCTTTGGTCACCACAGATCTCCGTCTCAACGAGCCCCGGTTCATCCCCCTCCCGGGAATCATCAAAGCCCGATCCAAACCCTTGCACAAGCGCAGCCGATCCAGCGGCGGGCCGGCCCTCATCGAAACCCTCAGCTATGCCGCGCCAGCGGCGAGGACTGCGGGCAAACGGGTGTCAGATGTCGATGAGCTTCTAGCCGAATTGAAGGCCAAGGGGGTGCTTCCGTGA
- a CDS encoding FAD-binding protein gives MGFDIVQLTGHPVTDAGAGTVFAWGLPSLPPADYLANALEPLAKGYDRVVAVSSMQGKDGLPRLAGLLDWPMVTDVVSIVDDCTFVRPVLAGSVLATVRVAAPKFLLTFRPAGFPPAERSGSSQVDASRPEWRGTSKRASQSIRSAGRPDLATAKVIVSGGRPLKDAETFERVIGGLADALGGGVGATRAAVDSGIAANELQVGQTGKVVAPDLYIAAGISGSTQHMAGIKDSKVIVAINNDPDAPIFESADYGLVADLFEAVPEMTRKLKG, from the coding sequence ATGGGGTTCGATATTGTGCAGTTGACGGGCCACCCGGTAACCGACGCCGGAGCCGGCACCGTGTTCGCATGGGGGCTTCCCAGCCTCCCCCCGGCCGACTACCTGGCGAATGCACTGGAGCCGTTGGCCAAGGGCTATGACCGGGTGGTGGCCGTCAGTTCCATGCAAGGGAAAGACGGGTTGCCCCGGCTTGCGGGACTGCTGGATTGGCCCATGGTCACCGACGTTGTTTCCATCGTTGATGACTGCACATTCGTGCGTCCGGTCTTGGCGGGTTCTGTCCTCGCCACGGTGCGGGTCGCGGCCCCTAAGTTCCTGTTGACATTCCGACCCGCCGGATTCCCACCGGCTGAAAGGTCGGGATCGAGCCAAGTGGATGCGTCCCGGCCCGAGTGGCGCGGAACATCCAAACGGGCCAGCCAAAGCATCCGATCCGCCGGCCGGCCCGACCTGGCAACAGCCAAGGTTATTGTCAGCGGTGGGCGGCCGCTGAAAGATGCGGAGACATTCGAACGGGTGATCGGCGGGTTAGCCGATGCTTTGGGGGGCGGAGTCGGGGCCACCCGGGCCGCAGTGGACAGCGGGATCGCGGCGAACGAACTCCAGGTCGGCCAGACGGGCAAAGTCGTCGCTCCCGACCTCTACATTGCCGCGGGGATCAGCGGCTCCACCCAGCACATGGCCGGAATCAAAGATTCTAAGGTGATCGTGGCGATCAACAACGACCCCGACGCGCCGATCTTTGAATCCGCCGATTATGGATTGGTCGCCGACCTGTTCGAGGCAGTCCCGGAAATGACACGCAAGCTCAAGGGCTGA